ACCCTCCCCACCACGGCGACGGGGAAGGTCCAGAAGTACGAACTTCGCTCGAAGGAGTGGGAAGACGAGGACCGGATGGTCGGCGAGGGGTAACCGGAAACGACGGGCGTCCCGTACGGGAGAAACGGATACGTCACTGGCGACCGAATAGGTAGCATGAGCGTCGTTCTGGAGTTCTCGATTCCGGCCCGGGAGTTCACGCTCGGACGGGTGCTCGCGGGGCCGCCGGCGATGCACTGCGAACTCGAACGCATCGTCCCGACGGGGGACATGATGATGCCGTTCGTGTGGGTGACCGGCGACGACCACGAGGCGTTCGCGGAGAGCGTCCGGGAACACGAACTGGTCGAGGAGTTACTGATCCTGGACGCCGTCGGGGAGAGCGCGCTGTACCGGATCGAGTGGACGGAGGTGCCGACGAACCTGATCGACGGCATCGTCAGAACCGACGCCGTCGTCTTGCAGGCACTGGGGAACGAGACCTGGGAGTTCCGGCTCCGCTTCCCCGACCACGACGGACTCTCCGCGTTCCACAACTTCGTCGTCGAGAACGACATTCCCTGTCACATCGAGCGGACCTACACGCTGGCGGAGACGAGCAAGAGCGGCTACCGCTTCGACCTCTCGCAGGAACAGCGGGAGGCCCTCCTGCTCGCGCTCCGGCGTGGCTACTTCGCGACGCCCAGCGAGGTGACGCTCGACGAACTCGCCGACGAACTGGACATCACCAGACAGGCGCTTTCGGACCGGATTCGTCGGGGAAACGAGCAGTTGCTTCGGAAGGTGTTGCTCTCCGCGGTCGACGGCCTCGGATAGGTGGAATGTACCCCTTGACAGGTCAACCCAACCACTGATTCCGGAGTCGGAACAACGAGAGGATAGAATGACTCCCCCCGGCCCCGACATCTACGAGGCGCTCGTCCATCCGTACCGCCGACGCTTACTGCTCGCCATGCTCAGAGCCGACGACCACGGCGTAGCGTATCCGAACCCGCAGGAGTTCGCACCCGTGGTGCAGGGCGACCCCGGTCGGTCGAGACGCATCGCGATGGCGCATACGCACCTGCCGAAACTGGACGACATGGGCATCGTCGAGTGGGATCGGGAGGCCGAGGAACTCTCGAAGGGACCGACGTGGGACGAGCTCGAACCGCTGCTCCGTTGGATGGCCAAGAACCGGGACGAGTTACCCGAGGGGTGGCTGCCGGAGGAGGCAACCGACTACGACGCGAGCGACGACGCGACGGGGACGCCGTCGGAATCGTAACCGCCGCGCGGGATCAGCCGTCGTCCGGATCGACGACCTGCGAGGACTCGGCGTACTGAGCGCCCCGCTTCACGTACTCGTCGGCGGCGATGGCGCCCATGTCGCCGTCGACCTCCTTGACGACCTCGGCGGGCGTCCCGGCGGCCAGCGTCCCGGGCGGCACGTCGGTGCCGCCGGTGACGACGCTCCCGGCGGCGACGATGGCGCCCTCGCCGATGGTGGCGTCGTCGAGGACGATGGCGCCCATCCCGATCAGCGCCTCCTCCTCCACCGTCGCGGCGTGGACGATGGCGGTGTGGCCGACGGTGACCCGCGGACCGAGGACGGCGTCCTCGTGGAGGACGGCGTTGTCCTGCACGTTCGACTCCTCGCCGACGACGATAGGATGTGAATCACCGCGGAGCGTGGCGTTCGGCCACACCGACGCCGCGCGTTCGAGCGTCACGTCGCCGACGACGACGGCGTCGTCGTCGACGTAGGCGTCTTCGTGGACGGTGGGTTCGACCCCATCGAGGCTTCTGAGTACCATGCGAGCGCCTTCGGCAGGGGGGGCTAAAGAGACTGCGGGCTCCTCGTCAGCGCCGGCGCCCGAGGAGTTCGTAGTCGTGATCCGGGGTGTACCGCCGGAACAGCAGACTGTTGGCGAGCACCGAGACGCTGGAGAAGGCCATCGCCCCCGCGGCGAGGACGGGCTGGAGCAGGCCGAGCGACGCCAGCGGGATCATCGCGGTGTTGTAGCCGAGCGCCCACACGAGGTTCTGCTTGATCTTCGCGAGCGTCGCGTCGGAGACGCGGATGGCCTTCACCACGTCCAGCGGGTCGTTGCGCATCAGCGTCACGTCCGCCGCCTCGATGGCCACGTCCGTCCCGGAGCCGATGGCACAGCCGACGTAGGCCACGGCGAGGGCGGGGGCGTCGTTGACGCCGTCGCCGACCATCATCACCCGCCGCCCCTCGTCCTGAATCGCCTCGACGGCGTCCGACTTGTCCTCGGGGAGCACCCCCGCGCGGACGTTCGCGGGGTCGATACCCACCTGCTCCGCGACGGCGCGGGCGGTGCGTTCGTTGTCGCCGGTGAGCATCATCACGTCGACGCCGCGGTCACGGAGCGCGCTCACCGCGGCCGCCGAACTCCCTTTCACCGTGTCCGCGGCCGCGACGACGCCGACGAGTTCGCCCCCGCCGTCGCCGTCGCCGTCGGCGGGTGCACGCGCGACCAACATCGCCGTCTTGCCTTCCGACTCCAGTCGCTCCATCGTCTCCGCCGCGGGCGAGGGGTCGATCCCCACGTCGCGGAGGAGTTTCCGGTTGCCGACGAACACCGTATCCGCACCCACGGTGGCCCGGACGCCGTGCCCGGGAACGTTCTCGAAGCCGTCGGCGTCGCCGACGTCGACACCGCGGTCCCGCGCCCCCTCGACGATGGCGCGGGCGAGGGGGTGTTCGCTCCCGCGTTCGGCCGTCGCGGCGAGGCGGAGCACCTCGTCGTCGGTCAGGCCCTCCGGGCGGTCCAACTGCCCGCCGTCGGCCATCGTCCCGTCGACGACGACCACGTCGGTCAGTTCCATCTCGCCTTCGGTCAGCGTCCCCGTCTTGTCGAAGACGACCGTATCCACGTCCTTCGCGCGTTCGAGTACGTCGCCGCCCTTGAACAGCACGCCGTTCCCCGCGCCGATGGTGGTGCCGACCATCGTCGCCGCCGGGGTGGCGAGCCCCAGCGCACAGGGGCAGGCGATGAGGACGGCGGAGGCGAAGACGACGACGGCGAACTCGAAGACGGAGACGGTGCCGCCGACGACGGCCGGGCCGCCCGCCACCAAGCTCCACAGCGGGAGCCACGAGACGAGCCCGTAGAGCGCTTCGGGCGCGAGATACCAGCCGACGCTCCAGAGGACGGCGTTGGCGATGACTGCGGGGACGAAGTACGCCGAGATGCGGTCGGCGAGGTTCTGAATCTCGGGCTGGCGGGACTGCGCCTCGCTGACCGTCCGGACGATGCCCTGGAGCGCCGTGTCCTCGCCCACCTTCGTCGCCTCGACGATCAGGACGCCGTTCTCGTTGATCGTCGACCCGATCACCTCGTCGCCCTCGCCTTTCTCGACGGGGACGGACTCGCCGGTCAGCGTCGACTCGTCGACCGCCGACTGGCCGGAGACGACGACGCCGTCGGTCGGAACCTTCTCGCCGGGGCGGACCTTCATCCGGTCGCCAACCGCGACGTCTTCGAGTGGCACCTCCCGCTCGATGCCGTCGTCGTCGACGAGCGTCGCCGTGTCGGCCTCCATCTCCAGCAGTTTCCGCAGGGCCTCGCCGGCCTGCCCCTTCGACCGAGCTTCGAGGTAGTTGCCGAGCGTGATGAACACGAGGATGAGCGCCGCGGTGTCGAAGTAGAGGCTCCCGGCGATGGCGCCGAGGAGGACGGCGACGGAGTAGAGGTAGGCCGTCGACGACCCCAGCGCGATCAGCACGTCCATGTTGGCGCGGCGGTTCTTCACGAGCGCCTTGTAGGAGTTCCTGTAGAACGGCCAGCCGAGGACGGCCTGCACCGGCGTCGCGAGCAGGAACTCGACCCAGCCGAACTCGACGCCGAGGACGCGGTCGGGGAGGACGCCGCCACCGAGGAGGAACCGCTCGGCGAGAAAGAGGAGAAGCGGCGCCGCGAGCGCCGCGCCGAACAGCGTCAGTCGGCGCTGTTTCCGAATCTCGGCTCGGCGGGCGGCGTCGCGGGCGTCGGTGCCGCCGCCGTCCTCCTCGCGAACCGGCGAGTAGCCCGCGTCCGCGACGGCGTCGTACAGCGCGTCCATCGACGCCTCGCCGGGGAGGTAGGTGACCCGCGCCTCGTCGGTGGCGTAGTTCACCTCGGCGTCGACGACGCCCGGGACGGCTTCGAGCGCCGTCTCGTTCGTGTCCGCGCAGTTCGCACACGTCATGTCGGTGATCGCGATGGTCACGGATTCCGTGACGGCGCCGTAGCCCGCGTCCTCGACCGCCGCGACGATAGCCCCGAGGGTCGTCGCGTCGGGGTCGTACTCGACGGTGCCCTCGTCGGTGGCGAAATTGACCGACGCGTCCGTCACGCCGTCGAGCGCCGTGACCGCGTCCTCGACCGTCGCCGAACAGTTGGCACAGGACATCTCCGTGATGTCGAGGTGCGTCGTACGTACTCCCATCTTACTGCTCACTACGTGATCCCCACTTAGTTCACTTGCTCCTTTGAAACCGCCGTCCCTTCGCGTTTTCACTTTCGATTCCAAACCGATCGGCGGCTGACGGCCGGGACGTTGGGTCGGTCCGGACGGGTGCCGCCGCCGCAGGGTGATCGCCTCGTGGGTGAGGCTGGTCGTCGCGTCCCGCCGGACCGCAGGGGCGCGGCTCCGGCGTCGGGGCCGAGTGGCTATGCCGACACTCCGGCTACAGCCGGCCGCTGCCGACGTAGGCCAGGGCGAGGCACCCGACGAGGAGCAGCCCGCCGAACGGGTGGTCCGGGAGCGAACCGGGCGCGTCGCCGACGGCGCCGACGAGGGCGACGACGACGGCGACGGCGGTGGGGAGGGGGTGAGCGCGCAGTTCCCTGCCGAACGC
This window of the Haloplanus rubicundus genome carries:
- a CDS encoding helix-turn-helix domain-containing protein, which gives rise to MSVVLEFSIPAREFTLGRVLAGPPAMHCELERIVPTGDMMMPFVWVTGDDHEAFAESVREHELVEELLILDAVGESALYRIEWTEVPTNLIDGIVRTDAVVLQALGNETWEFRLRFPDHDGLSAFHNFVVENDIPCHIERTYTLAETSKSGYRFDLSQEQREALLLALRRGYFATPSEVTLDELADELDITRQALSDRIRRGNEQLLRKVLLSAVDGLG
- a CDS encoding DUF7344 domain-containing protein — protein: MTPPGPDIYEALVHPYRRRLLLAMLRADDHGVAYPNPQEFAPVVQGDPGRSRRIAMAHTHLPKLDDMGIVEWDREAEELSKGPTWDELEPLLRWMAKNRDELPEGWLPEEATDYDASDDATGTPSES
- a CDS encoding gamma carbonic anhydrase family protein → MVLRSLDGVEPTVHEDAYVDDDAVVVGDVTLERAASVWPNATLRGDSHPIVVGEESNVQDNAVLHEDAVLGPRVTVGHTAIVHAATVEEEALIGMGAIVLDDATIGEGAIVAAGSVVTGGTDVPPGTLAAGTPAEVVKEVDGDMGAIAADEYVKRGAQYAESSQVVDPDDG
- a CDS encoding heavy metal translocating P-type ATPase, coding for MGVRTTHLDITEMSCANCSATVEDAVTALDGVTDASVNFATDEGTVEYDPDATTLGAIVAAVEDAGYGAVTESVTIAITDMTCANCADTNETALEAVPGVVDAEVNYATDEARVTYLPGEASMDALYDAVADAGYSPVREEDGGGTDARDAARRAEIRKQRRLTLFGAALAAPLLLFLAERFLLGGGVLPDRVLGVEFGWVEFLLATPVQAVLGWPFYRNSYKALVKNRRANMDVLIALGSSTAYLYSVAVLLGAIAGSLYFDTAALILVFITLGNYLEARSKGQAGEALRKLLEMEADTATLVDDDGIEREVPLEDVAVGDRMKVRPGEKVPTDGVVVSGQSAVDESTLTGESVPVEKGEGDEVIGSTINENGVLIVEATKVGEDTALQGIVRTVSEAQSRQPEIQNLADRISAYFVPAVIANAVLWSVGWYLAPEALYGLVSWLPLWSLVAGGPAVVGGTVSVFEFAVVVFASAVLIACPCALGLATPAATMVGTTIGAGNGVLFKGGDVLERAKDVDTVVFDKTGTLTEGEMELTDVVVVDGTMADGGQLDRPEGLTDDEVLRLAATAERGSEHPLARAIVEGARDRGVDVGDADGFENVPGHGVRATVGADTVFVGNRKLLRDVGIDPSPAAETMERLESEGKTAMLVARAPADGDGDGGGELVGVVAAADTVKGSSAAAVSALRDRGVDVMMLTGDNERTARAVAEQVGIDPANVRAGVLPEDKSDAVEAIQDEGRRVMMVGDGVNDAPALAVAYVGCAIGSGTDVAIEAADVTLMRNDPLDVVKAIRVSDATLAKIKQNLVWALGYNTAMIPLASLGLLQPVLAAGAMAFSSVSVLANSLLFRRYTPDHDYELLGRRR